In a single window of the Polynucleobacter sp. MWH-UH24A genome:
- a CDS encoding RodZ family helix-turn-helix domain-containing protein: MATLVSIRKAKEIGGTVHKARITCGLSIQSLSSLTGFSVNQLNHLENGNIYAFHENIDDLIEVAKKCGDKLNINLFNQSSSEAIFSNDEKIFSIAEAIPVFVQKRA; this comes from the coding sequence ATGGCAACGTTAGTAAGCATTCGCAAAGCAAAAGAAATAGGAGGCACTGTCCATAAAGCGAGGATTACTTGTGGACTAAGCATTCAGTCGCTTTCATCATTAACCGGATTTTCTGTCAACCAGCTCAATCATCTTGAAAATGGCAACATTTACGCTTTTCATGAAAATATTGACGATTTAATTGAAGTAGCCAAAAAATGCGGTGACAAATTAAATATAAATTTATTTAATCAAAGCAGCTCTGAAGCCATTTTTTCTAATGATGAAAAAATCTTTTCTATCGCAGAAGCAATTCCGGTATTTGTACAGAAGCGCGCTTAA
- a CDS encoding DUF1653 domain-containing protein, whose protein sequence is MNTTAKFQAGDQLIHLKSGGLYRVIGLGKIEANLEDVYIYEAMRNQTLWVRPKAEMEDGRFVRQIG, encoded by the coding sequence ATGAACACAACAGCAAAATTTCAGGCGGGCGACCAATTAATTCATCTCAAGTCAGGCGGCCTCTATCGCGTGATTGGCCTGGGTAAGATAGAAGCTAATCTCGAAGATGTATATATCTATGAGGCGATGCGTAACCAAACCTTATGGGTTCGGCCCAAAGCTGAAATGGAAGATGGCCGCTTTGTAAGGCAAATTGGATAA
- a CDS encoding Txe/YoeB family addiction module toxin, whose protein sequence is MVTWNLVYSKYALKDAKKLSTAGLRDKAQSLLDLLEEDPLQNPPPYEKLVGDLKGACSRRINIQHRLVYEVFRKEKTVRILRMWTHYD, encoded by the coding sequence GTGGTAACTTGGAATTTAGTCTATTCCAAGTACGCCCTAAAAGATGCCAAAAAACTCTCAACCGCTGGATTAAGAGATAAAGCCCAGTCATTATTAGATCTATTAGAAGAAGATCCACTTCAAAATCCACCGCCATACGAAAAGTTGGTGGGGGATTTAAAAGGTGCTTGTTCTCGCAGAATTAATATTCAACATCGTTTAGTTTACGAGGTTTTTCGTAAAGAGAAGACTGTGCGCATTTTGAGGATGTGGACACACTACGATTAA
- a CDS encoding DMT family protein has product MPTFSSLTGPFSFIGLLILSNVFMTFAWYAHLKDLSAKPWWIAVFVSWGIAFFEYVLQVPANRIGYEYFSLGQLKIAQEVITLSVFIPFAIIYMGEPFKTDYLWAGLCLLGAVYFMFRA; this is encoded by the coding sequence ATGCCCACATTTAGCTCCCTAACTGGCCCCTTTTCATTCATTGGGCTTTTAATTCTGTCGAATGTATTCATGACCTTTGCTTGGTATGCCCACCTAAAAGACCTAAGTGCTAAACCCTGGTGGATCGCTGTCTTTGTGAGCTGGGGAATCGCATTTTTTGAGTACGTCTTACAAGTTCCTGCCAATCGAATCGGCTATGAGTATTTCTCCCTTGGCCAATTAAAAATTGCCCAAGAGGTCATTACATTGAGTGTATTCATACCATTTGCAATCATTTATATGGGCGAGCCATTTAAGACGGATTACCTCTGGGCGGGGTTGTGTTTATTAGGTGCCGTGTATTTCATGTTTAGGGCATAG
- a CDS encoding type II toxin-antitoxin system Phd/YefM family antitoxin — protein MTTLTASEARAGLYRLIDQTAETHKPVLISGKRSNAVLISEEDWSAIQETLYLLAIPGMRESIKESMAEPLAKSKRTLKW, from the coding sequence ATGACCACATTAACCGCAAGTGAAGCGCGAGCAGGTTTATATCGCTTAATTGATCAAACCGCAGAAACACATAAGCCAGTGCTTATTTCAGGTAAGCGCAGTAATGCCGTTTTAATTTCTGAAGAAGACTGGAGCGCAATTCAGGAAACACTATACCTATTAGCTATTCCAGGAATGCGTGAGTCTATTAAGGAATCAATGGCTGAGCCTTTGGCTAAGAGTAAAAGGACATTAAAGTGGTAA
- a CDS encoding alkene reductase has translation MNLFTPVTLGLLSLENRILMAPLTRMRASDDGVPGPLAAEYYAQRASAGLIISEATQISPLGKGYPATPGIYSDAQVAAWRTVTDAVHARGGKIVLQLWHVGRISHSSLHPDEGLPVAPSAIQPAGKVYTASWSLAEYETPRALTLEEIGQLKADYVHAAEQAKAAGFDGVELHAANGYLLDQFLQDRTNQRTDAYGGSIANRCKLVLEILEAIIPVWGSGRVGIRLSPYGTFNDIADSDPKGLFAHLINALNPFNLSYLHLIEPRATTAGGNDQLVADAPRTGQLFRSLFTGKVVLAGGFDQASAEKALADGEADAIAFGRLFIANPDLPKRFELNAPLNPYQRATFYGGNEKGYTDYPAL, from the coding sequence ATGAATTTATTTACCCCCGTCACACTTGGCTTACTCTCTCTTGAAAATCGAATCTTGATGGCACCGCTCACTCGGATGCGAGCGAGTGATGACGGAGTACCGGGACCCTTGGCAGCCGAGTACTATGCTCAGCGTGCCTCAGCAGGACTCATTATTAGCGAAGCGACGCAGATCTCTCCTTTGGGAAAAGGGTATCCAGCAACCCCCGGTATTTATAGTGATGCGCAGGTGGCGGCATGGCGGACGGTTACCGATGCTGTGCATGCTCGGGGTGGCAAGATCGTTTTGCAGTTATGGCATGTTGGACGAATTTCTCACTCCTCACTGCACCCGGATGAGGGATTGCCTGTTGCTCCATCAGCAATTCAACCGGCGGGTAAGGTTTACACCGCATCGTGGTCCTTGGCCGAGTACGAAACCCCAAGAGCATTAACACTCGAAGAGATTGGGCAGTTGAAGGCCGATTATGTGCACGCTGCCGAGCAGGCTAAAGCGGCCGGATTTGATGGCGTTGAACTGCATGCTGCCAATGGCTATTTACTCGACCAATTTTTGCAAGATCGCACCAATCAGCGCACGGATGCGTATGGTGGTTCAATTGCAAATCGTTGTAAGTTGGTATTGGAAATACTCGAGGCAATCATTCCGGTATGGGGTAGTGGTCGGGTGGGAATCCGTTTGTCACCATACGGCACATTTAACGACATTGCCGATTCCGATCCGAAAGGTTTATTTGCTCACCTGATCAATGCACTCAATCCATTTAATCTTTCTTATCTGCATTTGATTGAACCACGCGCAACGACGGCTGGGGGCAATGATCAACTAGTAGCTGACGCGCCGCGTACAGGTCAATTATTTCGTTCTTTGTTCACGGGTAAGGTGGTTTTGGCTGGGGGCTTTGATCAAGCGAGCGCTGAGAAAGCGCTTGCCGATGGCGAGGCTGATGCCATTGCCTTTGGTAGGTTGTTTATTGCCAATCCCGATTTACCAAAACGGTTTGAATTAAACGCTCCATTAAACCCCTATCAACGCGCCACATTCTATGGCGGTAATGAAAAGGGATATACCGACTATCCGGCGCTGTAA
- the modA gene encoding molybdate ABC transporter substrate-binding protein produces MIIRKLFLILACCLVTGIANAQTTYVVVAANMKDAFIEIQNQFQKENKSDLKVIYGSSGNFASQIMNGAPFHLFISADEQYPLELFKKGKTVNEGAVYAIGKLALIASRNKGIALDDSRERIADAIKKANKIALAKPELAPYGRASVEYLKAINLWELANTKIVYADNIAMAAMFVTTGSADIGFTALSIAKSPSVTKQVSSAELNDGYQPIKQRMVLIKNPTPDAVRLYEFMRTPKAKEILRSYGYSISN; encoded by the coding sequence ATGATCATTCGTAAGCTCTTTCTTATTCTCGCTTGCTGCCTAGTAACTGGAATAGCAAATGCGCAAACGACGTATGTCGTTGTAGCGGCAAACATGAAAGATGCATTTATTGAGATTCAAAATCAATTTCAGAAAGAGAATAAAAGTGATCTAAAGGTCATCTATGGCTCCTCCGGAAACTTTGCTTCGCAGATCATGAACGGCGCCCCGTTCCATTTATTTATCTCAGCCGATGAACAATACCCCCTTGAATTATTCAAAAAGGGAAAGACAGTAAACGAAGGTGCTGTCTATGCAATTGGTAAATTAGCTCTAATTGCGAGTAGGAACAAAGGTATCGCTCTTGATGACTCTAGAGAAAGAATTGCAGATGCAATTAAGAAAGCAAACAAGATTGCGCTTGCAAAACCAGAACTTGCGCCCTATGGTCGCGCTAGCGTTGAGTATCTAAAAGCCATCAATTTATGGGAACTAGCAAATACGAAGATTGTGTATGCCGATAATATTGCGATGGCAGCAATGTTTGTAACGACTGGCTCTGCTGATATTGGCTTTACAGCACTCTCCATCGCCAAATCTCCTTCAGTTACTAAGCAGGTCTCTTCCGCTGAGCTAAATGATGGTTATCAGCCAATTAAACAACGTATGGTGCTCATTAAAAATCCGACGCCTGATGCAGTTCGTCTTTATGAGTTTATGCGCACACCTAAAGCAAAAGAGATATTGCGCTCTTATGGATATTCAATTTCAAATTGA
- a CDS encoding DUF2452 domain-containing protein, with protein sequence MRIEDTDPDRHNAIEYPMEVGAPKFAPVPIREEKDKAINVARAHANQEYERIMEQAAVLMRQAKALQARLDATEMVHAAKFSFSPVYGKKYYLYQDQSLGSYRLVQNSPSEWSCGVPAGWSFCQVVRKLGDSTWEVVED encoded by the coding sequence ATGCGCATTGAAGATACCGATCCAGACCGTCATAACGCCATTGAATACCCTATGGAAGTGGGCGCACCTAAGTTTGCACCCGTTCCAATTCGTGAAGAAAAAGACAAGGCTATCAATGTTGCTAGAGCGCATGCTAATCAAGAATACGAGCGCATCATGGAGCAGGCTGCGGTTTTGATGCGCCAAGCAAAAGCGCTGCAAGCCCGCTTAGATGCAACTGAAATGGTTCATGCGGCTAAGTTTAGTTTTAGTCCAGTTTATGGAAAAAAATATTATCTATACCAAGACCAGAGCCTGGGTTCCTATCGTTTAGTTCAGAACTCTCCGAGCGAGTGGAGTTGTGGTGTACCAGCGGGTTGGTCTTTTTGCCAAGTAGTCCGTAAGTTGGGCGATAGTACCTGGGAAGTGGTTGAAGACTAA
- a CDS encoding carboxypeptidase regulatory-like domain-containing protein has translation MRQFLIQCLIVCAGFLSGPSLAQLPPSKAQGNITFITGGIGSDESSAIFAAAKKWPLLIEMSEIDSSGRGVWIAGVDIRVLNDKQQILLETVCDGPLMLLHAPSGQYTLEASYQGRLLKRGIVLKEGDPQKLTLFWRP, from the coding sequence ATGCGTCAATTCCTAATTCAATGCCTAATTGTTTGTGCCGGTTTTCTATCTGGCCCCAGCCTTGCTCAGCTACCACCCAGTAAAGCGCAAGGAAATATCACATTCATTACGGGCGGTATTGGTAGTGATGAGTCGAGTGCCATCTTTGCAGCCGCTAAAAAGTGGCCATTACTCATAGAGATGTCGGAGATTGATAGTAGTGGGCGCGGTGTTTGGATTGCGGGTGTCGATATTCGTGTGCTCAACGACAAACAACAAATTCTTTTAGAGACCGTATGCGATGGCCCCTTGATGCTTCTTCATGCACCTTCAGGTCAATATACGCTTGAGGCAAGCTATCAAGGCAGGTTACTAAAGCGAGGTATCGTCCTTAAAGAGGGAGACCCGCAAAAGCTAACCTTGTTCTGGCGCCCTTAA
- a CDS encoding ferredoxin--NADP reductase has product MATYQTERVLSVKHWNESLFSFTTTRNRGLRFRNGHFLMIGLEVDGKPLARAYSVVSPNYAEHLEFFSIKVPNGPLTSRLQHIQVGDSILVSEKSVGTLVIDDLNPGKHLYLFSTGTGLAPFLSIIRDPETYERFEKIVLVHGVRVVSELAYQEYLTKELPNDEFLGELVRNQLIYYPTVTREAYSHTGRLTTAIESGKLFTDIGLPQLNPAVDRAMICGSPAMLKETSELLDQRGFKVSPSSGELGDYVFERAFVEK; this is encoded by the coding sequence ATGGCCACCTATCAAACAGAGCGCGTGCTCTCTGTCAAACACTGGAACGAAAGTTTATTTAGTTTTACTACCACCCGAAATAGAGGATTACGTTTTCGTAATGGCCATTTCCTAATGATTGGTCTTGAGGTGGATGGTAAGCCTTTAGCTCGTGCCTATAGTGTGGTGAGCCCAAATTATGCTGAGCACCTCGAGTTCTTCAGCATCAAAGTTCCCAATGGCCCATTAACTTCGCGACTGCAGCACATTCAGGTGGGTGACTCAATTCTCGTGAGTGAGAAATCCGTCGGCACATTGGTAATTGATGATCTAAATCCAGGAAAGCATTTGTATTTATTTAGTACTGGAACCGGATTAGCTCCGTTTTTGAGCATTATTCGCGATCCAGAGACCTACGAACGGTTTGAAAAGATTGTTTTAGTTCACGGTGTGCGGGTGGTGAGTGAGCTTGCGTACCAAGAGTACCTTACGAAAGAATTACCCAATGATGAGTTTTTGGGAGAGTTGGTGCGCAATCAACTGATTTATTACCCCACGGTCACACGCGAAGCATATTCCCATACTGGTCGCCTAACTACCGCGATTGAATCTGGAAAACTATTTACCGATATTGGATTGCCACAGCTCAATCCTGCGGTGGATCGTGCCATGATCTGTGGCAGCCCCGCGATGCTCAAAGAAACCAGTGAATTATTGGATCAGCGCGGGTTTAAGGTTTCACCATCCTCCGGAGAGTTGGGCGATTACGTCTTTGAGAGGGCCTTTGTCGAGAAGTAG